In a single window of the Dinghuibacter silviterrae genome:
- a CDS encoding HdeD family acid-resistance protein, which yields MSIVSNAVGTIKNWWWFVIKGILFLAAGVAIFMRPAEGYVGLSILFSIVMLGVGITQVSFATGNKGWLPGWGWTLASGIIDIVIGIYLLAFPVVTMATLPFFVGFWLMFRSFYIMGASIDLDNYNVPGWGWLLAGGILLLILSVFVIYYPAAAVVGIIACSGSAFIVAGILSIALAFRLRDIKQTVRNLA from the coding sequence ATGAGTATCGTATCAAACGCTGTCGGAACCATCAAAAATTGGTGGTGGTTCGTCATCAAAGGCATTTTATTTCTGGCCGCCGGTGTCGCCATTTTTATGAGACCGGCGGAAGGCTATGTCGGCTTGAGCATCCTTTTTAGCATCGTCATGCTGGGCGTGGGGATCACCCAGGTCAGTTTTGCCACCGGTAACAAGGGGTGGCTGCCGGGCTGGGGTTGGACATTGGCTTCCGGTATCATTGACATCGTCATCGGGATCTACCTGTTGGCGTTCCCGGTCGTGACCATGGCCACCCTCCCTTTTTTCGTCGGCTTCTGGCTGATGTTCCGTTCCTTCTACATCATGGGGGCTTCCATCGACCTCGACAACTATAACGTCCCCGGCTGGGGCTGGCTGCTGGCAGGGGGGATCCTGCTGCTGATCCTTTCGGTCTTCGTCATTTACTATCCCGCCGCTGCCGTCGTGGGGATCATCGCCTGCTCCGGCAGCGCGTTTATCGTAGCGGGGATTTTGTCCATCGCACTGGCCTTCCGGCTCCGGGACATCAAACAGACGGTAAGGAATCTCGCATAA